In a single window of the Lagenorhynchus albirostris chromosome 19, mLagAlb1.1, whole genome shotgun sequence genome:
- the U2AF2 gene encoding splicing factor U2AF 65 kDa subunit isoform X2 encodes MAVVGPPSRGHGPGRAGGGALVAPPPFAPGPADRPPVSRRAAAVGRQGRRLWKRPHWRKYRGRFSAHSEMVLEMGKGRESCFPNVLLPGPTPDERDKENRHRKRSHSRSRSRDRKRRSRSRDRRNRDQRSASRDRRRRSKPLTRGAKEEHGGLIRSPRHEKKKKVRKYWDVPPPGFEHITPMQYKAMQAAGQIPATALLPTMTPDGLAVTPTPVPVVGSQMTRQARRLYVGNIPFGITEEAMMDFFNAQMRLGGLTQAPGNPVLAVQINQDKNFAFLEFRSVDETTQAMAFDGIIFQGQSLKIRRPHDYQPLPGMSENPSVYVPGVVSTVVPDSAHKLFIGGLPNYLNDDQVKELLTSFGPLKAFNLVKDSATGLSKGYAFCEYVDINVTDQAIAGLNGMQLGDKKLLVQRASVGAKNATLSTINQTPVTLQVPGLMSSQVQMGGHPTEVLCLMNMVLPEELLDDEEYEEIVEDVRDECSKYGLVKSIEIPRPVDGVEVPGCGKIFVEFTSVFDCQKAMQGLTGRKFANRVVVTKYCDPDSYHRRDFW; translated from the exons ATGGCCGTTGTGGGACCCCCTTCACGTGGGCACGGGCCGGGCcgcgcgggggggggggcgctTGTAGCACCGCCGCCCTTTGCGCCTGGTCCTGCGGACCGGCCGCCAGTGTCACGCCGGGCCGCTGCCGTGGGGCGCCAGGGTCGGCGCTTGTGGAAGAGGCCTCATT GGAGGAAGTACAGAGGCAGGTTTTCAGCTCATTCAGAGATGGTGTTAGAGATGGGGAAAGGCAGGGAAAGTTGCTTTCCAAACGTCCTTCTGCCGGGTCCCACACCTGATG AGCGTGACAAGGAGAACCGGCACCGGAAGCGCAGCCACAGCCGCTCTCGAAGCCGGGACCGCAAGCGCCGCAGCCGCAGCCGGGACCGGCGCAACCGGGACCAGCGCAGCGCCTCCCGGGACAGGCGGCGCCGAAG caaaCCTTTGACCAGAGGCGCTAAAGAGGAGCACGGTGGATTGAT tcgtTCCCCCCGCCacgagaagaagaagaaggtccGTAAATATTGGGACGTGCCACCGCCCGGCTTCGAGCACATCACCCCCATGCAGTACAAGGCCATGCAAG CTGCCGGTCAGATTCCAGCCACCGCCCTTCTCCCCACCATGACCCCCGACGGTCTGGCTGTGACCCCGACACCGGTGCCCGTGGTCGGTAGCCAGATGACCAGACAGGCCCGGCGCCTCTATGTGGGCAACATCCCCTTCGGCATCACTGAG GAGGCCATGATGGATTTCTTCAACGCCCAGATGCGCCTGGGGGGGCTGACGCAGGCCCCCGGCAATCCCGTCTTGGCAGTGCAGATTAACCAGGACAAGAACTTTGCCTTCTTAGAG ttcCGCTCAGTGGACGAGACCACGCAGGCCATGGCCTTTGATGGCATCATCTTCCAGGGCCAGTCGCTGAAGATCCGCAGGCCTCACGACTACCAGCCCCTGCCTGGCATGTCAGAGAATCCCTCTGTCTATGTGCCTG GAGTCGTGTCCACTGTGGTCCCGGACTCTGCCCACAAGCTGTTCATTGGGGGCTTACCCAACTACCTGAATGACGACCAG GTAAAAGAGCTGCTGACATCGTTTGGGCCTCTCAAGGCCTTCAACCTGGTCAAGGACAGTGCCACAGGGCTCTCCAAGGGCTACGCCTTCTGTGAGTACGTGGACATCAACGTCACAGACCAG GCCATTGCGGGGCTGAACGGGATGCAGCTGGGGGATAAGAAGCTGCTTGTCCAGAGGGCAAGCGTGGGAGCCAAGAATGCCACGCTG AGTACCATCAACCAGACCCCCGTGACCTTGCAAGTGCCTGGCCTGATGAGCTCCCAGGTGCAGATGGGTGGTCACCCGACTGAGGTCCTGTGCCTCATGAACATGGTCCTGCCTGAGGAGCTGCTGGACGATGAGGAGTACGAGGAGATCGTGGAGGACGTGCGTGACGAATGCAGCAAGTACGGGCTCGTCAAGTCCATCGAGATCCCCCGCCCCGTGGACGGCGTGGAGGTGCCCGGCTGTGGAAAG ATCTTCGTGGAGTTCACCTCTGTGTTTGACTGCCAGAAAGCCATGCAGGGCCTGACGGGTCGCAAGTTCGCCAACAGAGTGGTTGTCACAAAATACTGTGACCCCGACTCTTACCACCGCCGGGACTTCTGGTAG